The Streptomyces sp. CC0208 genome window below encodes:
- a CDS encoding MFS transporter, with product MTGQSPPAGPRTQPRAGSGRRVLAPLALAQFICSFAGSNMNVMINDISHDLDTTVQGVQVAITIFLLVMAALMIPGGKLTDILGRKRCFLTGLVVYGVGAALSAVSPGLGVLILGNSILEGVGTALLIPPVYILTTLLFSDLTSRARAFGIVMAAGGVGAAAGPLIGGLITSAISWRAAFVFQALVIVLIIVLSVSLDDPLPPDRSRHFDSPGAVLSAAGLVLIVSGILAADNNLWLTAALLAAGALVLVWFLRRVRRQEKAGQEPLLSTGLFRNRTSNLGLITQNAQWLVLMGTSFTVAAFLQVVRGYDAVQTGVIFTAATLGLLASSLAAERLAKQWSQRSLIMAGFALAVAGIGVLIALVAGSSGPWAFAPGLLLIGLGLGVMLTPSVNVVQSAFPEQRQGEISGLSRSVSNLGSSFGTAIAGTILVAGLSKNAYAAAMAVLAVVGLGGLTAAAFLPRTPEPVAGRHR from the coding sequence ATGACCGGGCAGAGCCCCCCGGCCGGACCGCGCACGCAGCCGCGGGCCGGTTCCGGCCGTCGGGTCCTGGCCCCGCTCGCCCTCGCGCAGTTCATCTGCAGCTTCGCCGGGTCGAACATGAACGTGATGATCAACGACATCAGCCACGACCTCGACACGACCGTCCAAGGCGTCCAGGTCGCCATCACGATCTTCCTGCTGGTCATGGCCGCACTGATGATCCCCGGCGGCAAGCTGACCGACATCCTCGGCCGTAAGCGCTGCTTCCTCACCGGCCTCGTCGTGTACGGAGTCGGCGCGGCCCTCAGTGCGGTGTCGCCCGGGCTGGGCGTGCTGATCCTCGGCAACTCGATCCTCGAGGGCGTCGGGACGGCCCTGCTGATCCCGCCCGTCTACATCCTCACCACCCTGCTCTTCTCCGACCTCACCTCACGCGCCCGCGCCTTCGGCATCGTCATGGCCGCCGGCGGCGTCGGCGCGGCGGCGGGCCCGCTCATCGGCGGTCTGATCACCTCCGCGATCAGCTGGCGTGCGGCGTTCGTCTTCCAGGCTCTGGTGATCGTGCTGATCATCGTCCTGAGCGTCTCGCTCGACGACCCGCTGCCGCCCGACCGGAGCCGGCACTTCGACAGCCCCGGCGCCGTGCTCTCCGCGGCCGGCCTCGTACTCATCGTCTCGGGCATCCTCGCCGCCGACAACAACCTCTGGCTGACGGCCGCGCTGCTGGCGGCCGGGGCACTCGTCCTGGTCTGGTTCCTGCGACGGGTACGCAGGCAGGAGAAGGCCGGGCAGGAGCCGCTGCTGTCGACCGGCCTGTTCCGCAACCGCACGTCCAACCTCGGCCTGATCACCCAGAACGCCCAGTGGCTGGTGCTCATGGGCACCTCGTTCACCGTCGCCGCGTTCCTGCAGGTCGTCCGCGGCTACGACGCCGTTCAGACAGGCGTGATCTTCACCGCGGCCACCCTCGGCCTGCTCGCCTCCTCGCTCGCCGCCGAGCGCCTGGCGAAACAATGGTCGCAACGTTCCCTGATCATGGCCGGGTTCGCACTCGCCGTCGCCGGCATCGGCGTTCTGATCGCCCTCGTCGCCGGCTCCTCAGGACCGTGGGCGTTCGCCCCGGGCCTGCTGCTGATCGGCCTCGGCCTCGGCGTGATGCTGACCCCCTCGGTCAACGTCGTCCAGTCCGCCTTCCCCGAGCAGCGCCAGGGAGAGATCTCCGGCCTCTCCCGCAGCGTCTCCAACCTCGGCTCGTCCTTCGGCACCGCCATCGCCGGCACCATCCTCGTCGCGGGCCTGTCGAAGAACGCCTACGCCGCCGCGATGGCCGTCCTCGCCGTGGTCGGCCTCGGCGGCCTGACCGCGGCAGCCTTCCTTCCCCGTACGCCCGAGCCGGTCGCGGGCCGCCACCGGTGA
- a CDS encoding sugar ABC transporter permease, with amino-acid sequence MTTTAPAEAAVGETPSGAAHPHPRRPGRIRRIGLPYLLLLPALLLELLVHLVPMVIGIVMSFKELTQFYIRDWGTAPWSGLDNYKVSVDFDAPVGEALLHSFLVTVAFTLLSVGLCWLIGTAAAVYLQDTFRGRGLLRALFLIPYALPVYAAVITWVFMFQHDNGLVNHVLHDQLHLTDKPSFWLIGDNSFYALLTVSVWKGWPFAFLIVMAGLQNIPGELYEAAALDGAGMWQQIRRITLPSLRPVNQVLLLVLFLWTFNDFNTPFVLFGRSAPEAADLISVHIYQASFVTWNFGTGSAMSVLLLLFLLVVTGVYLLLTSRGRKPAHG; translated from the coding sequence ATGACCACCACCGCGCCCGCCGAGGCAGCCGTGGGCGAGACCCCTTCCGGGGCGGCGCATCCGCATCCCCGCCGCCCCGGAAGGATCCGCCGCATCGGCCTGCCGTACCTGCTCCTGCTGCCGGCCCTGCTTCTCGAACTCCTGGTCCACCTGGTGCCGATGGTGATCGGCATCGTGATGAGCTTCAAGGAGCTCACGCAGTTCTACATCCGTGACTGGGGCACCGCGCCCTGGTCCGGCCTCGACAACTACAAGGTGTCCGTGGACTTCGACGCCCCGGTCGGCGAGGCGCTGCTGCACTCGTTCCTCGTCACCGTGGCCTTCACCCTGCTGTCGGTCGGCCTGTGCTGGCTGATCGGCACCGCGGCGGCGGTCTACCTCCAGGACACCTTCCGCGGCCGCGGCCTGCTGCGGGCGCTCTTCCTGATCCCGTACGCCCTGCCGGTCTACGCGGCCGTCATCACCTGGGTGTTCATGTTCCAGCACGACAACGGCCTGGTGAACCACGTCCTGCACGACCAGCTCCACCTCACCGACAAGCCGTCCTTCTGGCTCATCGGCGACAACAGCTTCTACGCGCTGCTCACGGTGTCCGTGTGGAAGGGCTGGCCGTTCGCCTTCCTCATCGTCATGGCCGGCCTGCAGAACATCCCCGGCGAGCTGTACGAGGCGGCGGCCCTGGACGGCGCCGGGATGTGGCAGCAGATCCGCCGCATCACGCTGCCGTCCCTGCGGCCGGTCAACCAGGTACTGCTCCTGGTCCTGTTCCTGTGGACCTTCAACGACTTCAACACGCCGTTCGTCCTGTTCGGCAGGTCGGCCCCGGAGGCCGCGGACCTGATCTCGGTGCACATCTACCAGGCGTCCTTCGTCACCTGGAACTTCGGCACCGGCTCCGCCATGTCCGTACTCCTGCTGCTGTTCCTGCTCGTGGTGACGGGCGTCTACCTCCTGCTGACCTCCCGGGGAAGGAAGCCGGCCCATGGCTAG
- a CDS encoding SHOCT domain-containing protein, producing the protein MSAQTYLAYDYPLLSVFWSMFLFFLWIMWFVLLFRVVVDIFRDDAMSGWAKAGWLVFTIVLPFLGVFVYVIARGKNMGHREARQARAQQEEFNTYIRQTAAGGRSSSVDELAKLSEIRARGDITDEEFRRAKDLVLTGHGPAEPAGSTSATGHR; encoded by the coding sequence ATGAGCGCGCAGACGTACCTGGCGTACGACTATCCCCTGCTGAGCGTCTTCTGGAGCATGTTCCTGTTCTTCCTGTGGATCATGTGGTTCGTCCTGCTCTTCCGCGTCGTCGTCGACATCTTCCGGGACGACGCCATGAGCGGCTGGGCCAAGGCCGGCTGGCTGGTGTTCACGATCGTCCTGCCCTTCCTGGGCGTGTTCGTCTACGTCATCGCCCGCGGCAAGAACATGGGCCACCGGGAGGCGCGGCAGGCACGTGCGCAGCAGGAGGAGTTCAACACCTACATCCGGCAGACCGCGGCCGGCGGCCGGTCCAGCAGCGTCGACGAGCTCGCCAAGCTGTCCGAGATCCGCGCCCGCGGCGACATCACGGACGAGGAGTTCCGCAGGGCCAAGGACCTGGTCCTGACCGGCCACGGCCCGGCGGAGCCCGCGGGTTCCACCTCCGCCACCGGCCACCGCTGA
- a CDS encoding diacylglycerol kinase family protein produces the protein MRRGGSTRRPGGEGPAVQAGRAGRARLAVLALLACILVPLVAAGVRSVLWALAGIAGLALAAVGVWWALAHTGALRALGAALSVAAPVAVLALYASYGMLAPALLSLGLWLLALTAARTALAPGPVAAFPQADVEAPRTPWVLMNPRSGGGKVDRFDLVEKARAAGCRVVLLDAGRHQDVSELARRAVAEGADLLAVAGGDGTQALVAEVAAYHDLPFVVIPAGTRNHFALDLGLDRDDPAAALEALTHGVELRVDLGYAADRVFVNNASFGTYASIVTDPAYRDAKARTALRTLPGLLTGEDAPGLRAQADGTRLDGLQALGLQALLVSNNPYGRAVDAARPGRRERLDSGLLGVVCVRVGNTAQAARIVGGPRSGGLVRLSAGEVVVESDTGTLPVGIDGEHVVLPSPVVCRSAPGALRVRVPRHRPHAPRVTGGAADWPRVARLALGRPSVPE, from the coding sequence ATGCGACGCGGCGGCAGCACGAGAAGGCCGGGAGGGGAGGGCCCGGCCGTGCAGGCGGGCAGGGCCGGGCGGGCCCGCCTCGCCGTGCTTGCCCTCCTGGCCTGCATCCTCGTGCCGCTCGTCGCCGCCGGTGTGCGCAGTGTGCTGTGGGCGCTGGCCGGCATCGCCGGACTGGCGCTGGCCGCCGTCGGGGTGTGGTGGGCCCTGGCGCACACCGGTGCGCTCCGCGCCCTCGGGGCCGCCCTGTCGGTGGCCGCGCCGGTCGCCGTCCTCGCCCTGTACGCCTCGTACGGCATGCTGGCGCCGGCCCTGCTGTCCCTGGGCCTGTGGCTGCTGGCCCTGACAGCGGCGCGTACGGCCTTGGCACCCGGCCCCGTCGCCGCCTTCCCCCAGGCCGACGTGGAGGCACCCCGTACCCCCTGGGTCCTCATGAATCCGCGCTCGGGCGGCGGCAAGGTGGACCGTTTCGACCTGGTGGAGAAGGCCCGGGCCGCGGGCTGCCGGGTGGTCCTGCTCGACGCGGGCCGGCACCAGGACGTCAGCGAACTGGCCCGGCGGGCCGTCGCCGAGGGAGCAGACCTCCTGGCGGTGGCGGGCGGCGACGGCACCCAGGCGCTGGTGGCCGAGGTGGCGGCGTATCACGACCTGCCGTTCGTAGTGATCCCCGCCGGTACCCGCAACCATTTCGCCCTCGACCTCGGCCTCGACCGTGACGATCCGGCGGCCGCCCTGGAGGCCCTGACCCACGGTGTCGAACTCCGCGTCGACCTCGGCTACGCGGCGGACCGGGTCTTCGTCAACAACGCCTCGTTCGGCACGTACGCGTCCATCGTCACCGACCCCGCGTACCGGGACGCCAAAGCCCGCACGGCCCTGCGCACCCTGCCCGGCCTCCTCACCGGCGAGGACGCGCCCGGGCTCCGGGCGCAGGCCGACGGAACCCGCCTCGACGGACTTCAGGCACTCGGACTTCAGGCACTCCTCGTCAGCAACAATCCCTACGGACGTGCCGTCGACGCGGCCCGTCCGGGGCGCAGGGAGCGGCTGGACTCGGGGCTCCTGGGCGTGGTGTGCGTGCGGGTCGGCAACACCGCGCAGGCGGCGCGCATCGTGGGCGGTCCGCGCTCCGGGGGACTCGTCCGGCTGAGCGCCGGGGAAGTCGTCGTCGAATCCGACACGGGCACTCTCCCGGTCGGCATCGACGGAGAGCACGTCGTTCTGCCGTCGCCCGTCGTGTGCCGCAGCGCTCCCGGGGCACTCCGGGTCCGCGTGCCGCGCCATCGCCCCCACGCACCGCGTGTCACCGGCGGGGCGGCCGACTGGCCGCGTGTGGCCCGGCTGGCGCTGGGGCGCCCGTCTGTTCCGGAGTGA
- a CDS encoding GH1 family beta-glucosidase → MSIDLAALPHDFLWGTATAAYQIEGAVAEDGRSPSIWDTFSHTPGKVAGGDTGDVACDHYHRWREDIGLMRRLGTNAYRLSVAWPRVIPGGDGPVNPKGLDFYDELIDALLAAGITPSVTLYHWDLPQVLQDRGGWPARETAEHFAAYASVVAGRLGDRVNHWTTLNEPLCSAWIGHLEGKMAPGLTDLTAAVRASYHLLLGHGLAAQAIRAVSPSAQVGLVTNLSTVHAATDSPEDLAAARRMDGHTNRWWLDPVHGRGFPADMREVYGVELPEHEGDLTTIAAPLDWLGLNYYMPLTVADDPTGPAPRARQVARPGVRRTGMDWEIDAHGIETLLLRLTDEYGARKLYVTENGSAYPDVIRPDGTVDDPERQQYLLDHLAACASAARKGAPLAGYFAWSLLDNFEWAYGYDKRFGLVHVDYETQRRTIKGTGYRYADVIRAHGERGRRAA, encoded by the coding sequence GTGAGCATCGACCTCGCCGCACTCCCGCACGACTTTCTGTGGGGCACGGCCACGGCGGCCTACCAGATCGAGGGAGCCGTGGCGGAGGACGGCCGCTCGCCGTCGATCTGGGACACCTTCTCGCACACCCCGGGCAAGGTCGCGGGCGGCGACACCGGCGACGTCGCCTGCGACCACTACCACCGCTGGCGCGAGGACATCGGCCTCATGCGCCGGCTCGGCACCAACGCCTACCGGTTGTCCGTCGCCTGGCCGCGCGTGATCCCGGGCGGGGACGGCCCGGTCAACCCCAAGGGCCTCGACTTCTACGACGAGTTGATCGACGCCCTGCTGGCCGCCGGCATCACCCCGTCCGTCACCCTCTACCACTGGGACCTGCCCCAGGTCCTCCAGGACCGTGGTGGCTGGCCCGCACGCGAGACCGCCGAGCACTTCGCCGCGTACGCCTCGGTCGTGGCCGGGCGGCTGGGGGACCGGGTCAACCACTGGACGACCCTCAACGAACCCCTGTGCTCGGCCTGGATCGGCCACCTGGAGGGGAAGATGGCCCCCGGCCTGACCGACCTCACGGCCGCCGTCCGCGCCTCCTACCACCTCCTTCTCGGCCACGGTCTCGCCGCCCAGGCGATCCGCGCCGTCTCCCCGTCCGCCCAGGTCGGCCTCGTCACCAACCTCTCCACGGTCCACGCGGCCACCGACAGCCCGGAGGACCTCGCCGCCGCCCGCCGCATGGACGGCCACACCAACCGCTGGTGGCTCGACCCGGTCCACGGCCGCGGCTTCCCGGCGGACATGCGTGAGGTCTACGGCGTCGAACTCCCCGAGCATGAAGGCGACTTGACGACGATCGCGGCCCCCCTGGACTGGCTCGGCCTCAATTACTACATGCCGCTCACCGTGGCCGACGACCCCACCGGACCGGCACCCCGGGCCCGCCAGGTCGCCCGCCCCGGCGTCCGCCGCACCGGCATGGACTGGGAGATCGACGCGCACGGCATCGAGACCCTCCTGCTCCGCCTCACCGACGAGTACGGCGCCCGCAAGCTCTACGTCACCGAGAACGGCTCCGCCTACCCCGACGTCATACGCCCCGACGGAACCGTCGACGACCCCGAACGCCAGCAGTACCTGCTCGACCACCTGGCCGCCTGCGCGTCCGCCGCCCGCAAGGGCGCCCCGTTGGCCGGCTACTTCGCCTGGTCCCTGCTGGACAACTTCGAGTGGGCCTACGGCTACGACAAGCGCTTCGGCCTGGTCCACGTCGACTACGAGACGCAGCGGCGGACGATCAAGGGAACGGGGTACCGGTACGCGGATGTCATCCGGGCGCATGGCGAGAGGGGGCGCAGGGCGGCCTGA
- a CDS encoding carbohydrate ABC transporter permease: MAPPRSFFWSRRIFLTLLTGFVLLPVYVMVSSSLKPLADVTGEFHWLPSEVTVRPYIDIWSTIPLARYFVNSLIVAGAATVCSVVIAVFAAYAVSRYEFRGKRVFTVTVLSTQMFPGILFLLPLFLIYVNIGNATGIALFGSRGGLILTYLTFSLPFSIWMLIGYFDSVPRDLDEAALVDGCGPLGALFRVVVPAAIPGIVAVAVYAFMTAWGEVLFASVMTNDSTRTLAVGLQGYSTLNNVYWNQIMAASLVVSVPVVAGFLLLQRYLVAGLTAGAVK, translated from the coding sequence ATGGCTCCGCCGCGTTCGTTCTTCTGGTCCCGGCGGATCTTCCTCACCCTGCTCACCGGCTTCGTCCTGCTGCCGGTGTACGTCATGGTCTCCAGCTCACTGAAGCCGCTCGCCGACGTCACGGGTGAGTTCCACTGGCTGCCCAGCGAGGTGACCGTCCGGCCGTACATCGACATCTGGTCGACGATCCCGCTCGCGCGCTACTTCGTGAACTCGCTGATCGTGGCGGGCGCGGCGACCGTCTGCTCGGTGGTGATCGCGGTGTTCGCCGCGTACGCCGTCAGCCGCTACGAGTTCCGCGGCAAGCGGGTCTTCACGGTCACCGTGCTGTCCACGCAGATGTTTCCCGGGATCCTCTTCCTCCTCCCCCTCTTCCTGATCTACGTCAACATCGGCAACGCCACCGGCATCGCCCTGTTCGGTTCGCGCGGCGGGCTGATCCTGACGTATCTGACCTTCTCCCTGCCGTTCTCGATCTGGATGCTGATCGGGTACTTCGACTCGGTGCCGCGCGACCTGGACGAGGCCGCGCTGGTGGACGGCTGCGGGCCGCTGGGCGCGCTGTTCCGGGTCGTCGTGCCGGCCGCGATCCCCGGGATCGTCGCGGTCGCCGTCTACGCCTTCATGACCGCCTGGGGCGAGGTGCTCTTCGCGTCGGTGATGACCAACGACAGCACCCGCACCCTCGCCGTCGGACTCCAGGGCTACTCCACGCTCAACAACGTGTACTGGAACCAGATCATGGCCGCCTCGCTGGTCGTCAGCGTCCCCGTGGTCGCCGGGTTCCTGCTGCTCCAGCGCTATCTCGTCGCCGGGCTGACGGCGGGCGCCGTCAAGTGA
- a CDS encoding DUF308 domain-containing protein, whose product MTEPRGPQSRTGPEHRPGGAASGPIDDPARTIDDPTRTLERLGGSWTWLLASAVATLVLGVLVLVWPEATLHVLAVLVGLHLLVAGAFRFVDVFARGGHERLPGLLLSVLYVLAGVLCLRNPLQTIAALSLIVGVVWLMSGVLTLYTALAAVDLPHRGVVLGAAVLGIVAGIVVLALPTESAHALTRLLGLWLILLGLGEAAVALAWRAALRKAHLAGPHSPTETD is encoded by the coding sequence ATGACCGAGCCGCGTGGTCCGCAATCGCGTACCGGGCCGGAGCACCGGCCCGGCGGGGCGGCCTCCGGCCCCATCGACGACCCGGCGCGGACAATCGACGACCCGACGCGGACACTGGAGCGGCTCGGCGGCTCCTGGACCTGGCTCCTGGCCTCGGCCGTCGCGACCCTGGTGCTGGGCGTCCTGGTCCTGGTCTGGCCGGAGGCGACCCTGCACGTCCTGGCGGTCCTCGTCGGCCTGCACCTGTTGGTGGCCGGGGCGTTCCGGTTCGTGGACGTCTTCGCACGCGGCGGGCACGAGCGGCTCCCGGGGCTGCTTCTGTCGGTGCTGTACGTCCTCGCCGGGGTGCTGTGCCTGCGCAACCCGCTGCAGACGATCGCCGCGCTCTCCCTGATCGTCGGAGTCGTCTGGCTGATGTCCGGCGTCCTCACCCTCTACACGGCCCTCGCCGCCGTGGACCTGCCGCACCGCGGCGTCGTCCTCGGTGCCGCGGTGCTCGGCATCGTCGCGGGGATCGTGGTGCTCGCACTGCCGACCGAGTCGGCTCACGCCCTGACCCGGCTGCTCGGCCTGTGGCTGATCCTGCTCGGCCTGGGCGAGGCGGCGGTCGCCCTCGCGTGGCGGGCCGCACTCCGAAAGGCGCACCTCGCGGGTCCGCACTCCCCCACCGAGACGGACTGA
- a CDS encoding glycoside hydrolase family 15 protein: MDAYPPIADHGLVGDLQTAALIAADGTVDWWCTPRFDSPSLFASLLDSDRGGHCRLAADVGDEATVRQLYMPDTAVLVTRYMAQDGVGEVVDFMEPDPSATPSATHRLVRVARVVRGSLPFELICRPRFDYGRAGHSLDRLDDGSVVFHGPDTDLHVQATAPVALHPDGSDVTARFTLHAGEVAAIVLTSESGGAGTRSGRPGGRSPDAEAIARAFDDCRTFWLTWLRSCRYRGRWHEMVVRSAITLKLLTYAPTGAPIAAATMGLPEQIGGERNWDYRYTWVRDASLSVRALIDLGFTDEAAAFRRWLRARLAAGATASGEPLQIMYRVDGEPRLTEEVLDHLEGYRRSAPVRAGNEAAGQIQLDIYGEAAYALAETEEIGGIRGWKVFADLLDWLVDHWDRPDEGIWETRGGRQNFTYSRLMTWVAFDRGVKVATAHSRPADLGRWTAARDTVFRQIVDRGWSQKRSAFVQHFDTDVLDASLLLMPRVGFLAPDDPDWLTTLDAMDAELVSDSLVYRYDPAASPDGLRGSEGTFNLCSFLYVHALAKSGRVHQARYAFDKMLTYANHVGLFAEEIGPSGEQLGNFPQAFTHLALIDAAIGLDEELDRQTTRPAERGRHDGPRGAEAP; encoded by the coding sequence ATGGACGCCTACCCTCCCATCGCCGACCACGGGCTCGTCGGCGACCTGCAGACCGCGGCACTGATCGCCGCCGACGGCACCGTCGACTGGTGGTGCACCCCGAGGTTCGACTCACCCAGCCTGTTCGCCTCCCTGCTCGACAGCGACCGCGGCGGCCACTGCCGACTGGCCGCCGACGTCGGTGACGAGGCCACCGTCCGCCAGCTCTACATGCCGGACACGGCTGTCCTGGTGACCCGTTACATGGCCCAGGACGGCGTCGGTGAGGTCGTCGACTTCATGGAGCCGGACCCGTCGGCGACCCCGTCCGCCACGCACCGCCTGGTCCGGGTGGCCCGCGTGGTGCGCGGCAGTCTGCCGTTCGAGCTGATCTGCCGGCCGCGCTTCGACTACGGCCGAGCCGGGCACTCCCTGGACCGCCTCGACGACGGGTCCGTCGTCTTCCACGGCCCCGACACGGACCTGCATGTGCAGGCCACCGCCCCGGTCGCCCTCCATCCGGACGGCAGCGACGTCACCGCCCGCTTCACCCTGCACGCCGGCGAAGTGGCCGCGATCGTCCTCACCAGCGAGAGCGGCGGCGCCGGCACTCGCAGCGGGCGCCCCGGCGGCCGGAGCCCCGACGCCGAGGCGATCGCCAGGGCCTTCGACGACTGTCGCACCTTCTGGCTGACCTGGCTGCGCTCCTGCCGCTACCGCGGCCGCTGGCACGAGATGGTCGTACGCTCCGCGATCACCCTCAAACTGCTCACCTACGCCCCCACCGGGGCCCCGATCGCGGCCGCCACGATGGGCCTGCCCGAGCAGATCGGCGGCGAACGCAACTGGGACTACCGCTACACCTGGGTCCGCGACGCCTCGCTGTCCGTCCGTGCGCTGATCGACCTCGGCTTCACCGACGAGGCGGCCGCCTTCCGTCGCTGGCTGCGCGCACGCCTCGCCGCCGGCGCCACCGCCTCCGGCGAACCGCTCCAGATCATGTACCGCGTCGACGGCGAACCCCGTCTGACGGAGGAGGTCCTCGACCATCTGGAGGGATACCGCCGCTCCGCACCGGTCAGGGCCGGAAACGAGGCCGCCGGCCAGATCCAGCTCGACATCTACGGCGAGGCCGCCTACGCCCTCGCCGAGACCGAGGAGATCGGTGGCATCCGCGGCTGGAAGGTCTTCGCCGACCTTCTGGACTGGCTGGTCGACCACTGGGACCGTCCCGACGAGGGCATCTGGGAGACCCGCGGCGGCCGCCAGAACTTCACCTACAGCCGCCTCATGACGTGGGTGGCCTTCGACCGCGGCGTCAAGGTCGCCACAGCTCACTCCCGTCCCGCCGACCTCGGCCGGTGGACCGCCGCCCGCGACACCGTCTTCCGCCAGATCGTGGACCGCGGCTGGAGCCAGAAGCGCAGCGCGTTCGTCCAGCACTTCGACACGGACGTCCTCGACGCCTCCCTGCTGCTCATGCCTCGCGTCGGGTTCCTCGCCCCGGACGACCCCGACTGGCTGACCACACTCGACGCCATGGACGCGGAACTCGTCAGCGACAGCCTCGTCTACCGCTACGACCCGGCGGCCTCCCCCGACGGGCTGCGGGGCTCCGAGGGCACTTTCAACCTGTGCAGCTTCCTCTACGTCCATGCCCTCGCCAAGTCCGGCCGCGTCCACCAGGCCCGCTACGCCTTCGACAAAATGCTCACCTACGCCAACCATGTCGGTCTCTTCGCCGAGGAGATCGGGCCGTCCGGCGAGCAACTCGGGAACTTCCCCCAGGCGTTCACCCACCTGGCCCTCATCGACGCGGCGATCGGGCTCGACGAGGAGCTCGACCGGCAGACGACGCGGCCCGCCGAGCGCGGACGGCATGACGGGCCGCGAGGCGCGGAGGCACCATGA